The genomic DNA ACGCTCGGCGCGCCACGCGCGTTCACCGTGGCCCCCGACGGTTCCCGAGTGGTGTTCCTGCGTTCCGGGTCCGGCACGGACCGGGCGCAAAAGCTGTGGGTCCTCGATCTGCCGGACGGTCGGGAGCGCCTGGCGGCCGACCCGGGCGCACTGCTCGGGGGCGCCTCCGAGCGCCTGTCGCCGCAGGAGCGGGCGCGCCGCGAACGCAGTCGCGAGGGCGGCGCCGGGATCGTCGCCTACGCCACCGACACGGCGCTGGAGTTGGCCTCTTTCGCGTTGTCAGGGCGGCTTTTCACGGCCGAACTGCGGGCCGGCACGGCACGTGAACTCCGGGTCCCGGGACCGGTGATCGACCCGCGCCCCGCCCCCGACGGACGGCACATCGCGTACGTCGCCGGGGGCGCCCTGCGGGTCGTCGGCGCCGAGGGCGAGGGCGACCGGGCGCTCGCGGAGCCGGAGCCCGCGGCGGACGCGGCGACGGTTTCCTATGGACTCGCCGAGTTCATCGCGGCCGAGGAGATGGGCCGTTCGCGGGGTTTCTGGTGGTCCCCGGACTCCGACCGGCTGCTCGTCGCACGGGTCGACGACGCGCCCGTACGCCGCTGGTGGATCTCGGATCCGGCGCACCCCGAGCGGGAGCCGCAGCGGGTCGCCTACCCGGCGGCGGGCACCGACAACGCGGACGTACGACTGTTCGTCATCGGTCTCGACGGGGTGCGCACCGAGGTCGTCTGGGACCGGGCGCGGTACCCCTATCTGGCGCATGTGCACTGGTCAGAGGCGGGTGCGCCGCTCATTCTGGTGCAGGCCCGGGACCAGCTGAGCCAGCTGTTCCTGGCCGTGGACCCGGACAGCGGGACGACGCGGATGGTGCACGCCGACGAAGATCGACAATGGCTTGATCTTTTCCCCGGTGTGCCGTGCTGGAGCCCCGCCGGACAGCTCGTACGGATCGCCGACGAGGGCGGTGCGCGGGTCCTCGCGGTGGGTGAACGGCCGCTGACAGGACCGCAGTTGCATGTACGGGCGGTGCTCGACGTGACGGCCGACGACGTGCTGGTCGCGGCGTCGGCCGGCGAGGCCGCCCCCTCCCCCGAGATCGGCGAGGTCCATGTGTACCGCGTCAACGAGCTCGGCGTGGAGCGGGTCTCGCAGGAGCCCGGCGTGCACTCCGCGGTGCGCGCCGGGGGCGTGACCGTGCTCGTCTCGGCGGTGCCGGCCCAGCCGGGCACTCAGGTGCAGGTGCTGCGCGAGGGCAAGCGGGCGGCGACCGTGCCCTCGTATGCCGAACATCCTGGTTTGCCCCCGCGCGTGACGCTCACACGAGGGGGCGCACGGAAAATCCCATGCGCCGTGCTTATGCCATCGGACTACCCCGGTGACACGCCCCTACCGGTCCTCATGGACCCCTACGGCGGCCCGCACGGGCAGCGGGTGCTGGCCGCGCACAATCCGCACCTCACCTCGCAGTGGTTCGCCGACCAGGGCTTCGCGGTGGTCGTCGCGGACGGCCGGGGCACTCCGGGCCGCTCCCCGGCCTGGGAGAAGGCGGTCAAGGACGACCTGGCGGCCATCACCCTCCAGGACCAGGTCGACGCGCTGCACGCGCTGGCCGGCGACTTCCCGCTCGACCTCTCCCGCGTCGGCATCCGCGGCTGGTCCTACGGCGGCTATCTGGCGGCGCTCGCGGTGCTGCGCCGTCCGGACGTCTTCCACGCGGGCGTGGTGGGCGCCCCGGTCACCGATCTGCGGCTGTACGACACCCACTACCAGGAGCGCTATCTGGGGCACCCGGTGCGGCAGCCGGAGGTCTACCGGCGGAACTCGGTGATCGACGACGCGGGCCTGGTGGACGCGGCCGAGCCGCACCGACCGATGATGATCATCCACGGTCTGGCGGACGACAATGTGGTGGTCGCACACTCCCTGCGGCTGTCCTCGGCGCTGCTCGCCGCCGGCCGCCCGCACGAGGTGCTGCCGCTGTCCGGGGTGACGCACATGACCCCGCAGGAGACGGTCGCCGAGAACCTGCTGCTGCTCCAGCTGGACTTCCTGAAGCGCTCGCTGGGCGTGGCCTGAGCGTGCGACCGGCCGGGGCGACATGGCGCGCCCCGGCCGGTCTACGGCACCCGCACGGCCGTACGCTGTTCAGCCTGACGCGTCCGTATATCGGTATCGGGTCAGTCAAGTTGCCTGCGTGTTAACGAGATTCGCGGTTGTTTGCGGGGTTATGCCCCCTGTTCCGGATCTTGTTCCGGATCTTGTTCCGGCGGCACCACCCGCCCCGGCGCGGAGTGCCTCATGGGGACGGTCTCCGCGAAGTGACAGGCCGAGTCGTGGGCGGCCGGTCCTGAGGTGAACCGGAACACCGCGGGCACCGCGAGGAGCGGCACCTCGAGGGCGCAGCGCTCCTGCGCCTTCCAGCAGCGGGTGCGAAAGCGGCAGCCGGAGGGGATGTTCGTCGGGGACGGGACATCGCCGACGAGGATGATCCGCTCCCGGTGCTCGCGCGCCTCGGGGTCCGGCACGGGCACGGCGGACAGCAGGGCCTGGGTGTAGGGATGCGTCGGATGGTCGTAGATCTCGGCGTCCTTGCCGGTCTCCACGATCCGCCCCAGATACATGACCCCGACCCGGTCGGAGATGTGCCGCACGATCGACAGGTCGTGCGCGATGAAGACGTAGCTCAGCCGGAACTCGTCCTGGAGCTTGGCGAGCAGGTTGATCACCTGGGCCTGCACGGAGACGTCGAGCGCGGAGACCGGCTCGTCCGCGACGATGATCTCGGGGCGCAGCGCCAGCCCGCGGGCGATGCCGATGCGTTGCCGCTGGCCGCCGGAGAACTGGTGCGGATACCGGTTGATGTACTCGGGGTTGAGCCCGACCACGTCCAGCAGGTCCTGCACCCGCCGGCGCCGGTCCCCCTTGGGAGCCACCTCGGGATGGATCTCGTACGGCTCTCCGATGATGTCGCCCACGGTCATCCGGGGGTTGAGGGAGGTGTACGGGTCCTGGAAGACCATCTGGATGTTGCGCCGTACGGCCTTCAGGGCCTTGCCGGAGAGTCTGGTGACGTCCTCGCCCTTGTACTTGATCGACCCCTCGGTCGGCTTCTCCAGGCTGACCAGCATCTTGGCGACCGTCGACTTGCCGCAGCCGGACTCGCCGACGATGCCGAGGGTCTCGCCGTGCCCGAGGGCGAAGTCGACCCCGTCGACCGCCTTGACGGCACCGACCTGTTTCCTGAAGAGGATGCCCCGGGTGAGCGGGTAGTGCTTGACGAGCCCGCTGACCTCCAGAATCGGCTCAGCCATGCAGGCACTCCCGCCAGAAGTGACAGGCGCTTCCCCGAGCCGCGCCCCCGTCGTCCACCTCGTACAGCGGCGGCACGTCGGTTCGGCACACGTCCTGGGCCATCGGGCAGCGGGGGTTGAAGGCGCAGCCCGGCGGGATGTTCATGAGGTTCGGCGGCAGGCCCTTGATGGCGTAGAGCTCCTTGCCCTTGCGGTCCAGGCGCGGGATGGATTCGAGCAGGCCCTTGGTGTACGGGTGCGCGGGCGCCTTGTAGATCTCGTGCACCGGCGCCGACTCCACGATCCGGCCCGCGTACATCACGGCGATGCGGTCGGCGACGTCCGCGACGACGCCGAGGTCGTGGGTGATGAGGATCAGCCCCATGTTCAGCTCGCGCCGCAGCTCGGCCAGCAGATCCATCACCTGGGCCTGCACGGTGACGTCGAGGGCGGTGGTCGGCTCGTCGGCGATGATCAGCGCCGGTTCCAGCGCGAGCGCCATGGCGATCATGATGCGCTGGCGCATGCCGCCGGAGAACTGGTGCGGATAGTCGCGTACGCGCTCGGCGGCGGCCGGAATGCGGACGCGGTCCATGAGTTCGACCGCCTTGGCCCGCGCGTCCTTCTTCGACATGCCCCGGTGCACGACGAACATCTCGCCGAGCTGGTCGCCCACGCTCAGCACGGGGTTGAGCGAGGAGAGCGCGTCCTGGAAGATCATCGCCATCTCGGCGCCGCGGATCCTCCGCCGCTCCTCCTCCTTCAGCTTGAGCAGGTCCCGGCCCTGGAAGAGGATCTCCCCGCCGGTGATCCTGCCGGGCGGCGTGTCGAGGATGCCCATCACGGCCTGCGCGGTCACCGACTTGCCGGAGCCGGATTCGCCGAGCACGGCGAGGGTCTCGCCGGCGTCCACGCCGTAGTCGACCCCGTTGACGGCCTGGGCGACCCCGTCCCTGGTCCGGAACTCCACCCGCAGGTCGCGTACGTCGAGCAGCATGCGCCGGTCACCTCAGCTTCGGGTCGAGGGCGTCGCGCACCGCGTCGCCGAGCATGATGAACGCGAGCACGGTGACCGCGAGGGCGCCGGCGGGCCACAGCAGGGCGTGCGGCGCCGTACGGATGTACGGGGACGCCGCGGAGATGTCGATGCCCCAGCTCACCGTCGGCGGCTTCAGCCCGACACCGAGGTACGACAGGGTCGCCTCCAGCGCGATGTAGGTACCGAGCGCGATCGTCGCCACGACGATGACCGGCGCGACCGCGTTGGGCGCGATGTGCCGCAGCAGCATCCGGGAGTTGGAGGCGCCGAGGGCGCGCGCCGCCTGGACGTAGTCGTTCTGCTTGGCGGTGATGACGGAGCCGCGTGCGATGCGGGAGATCTGCGGCCAGCCGAGCAGCACCATGAACCCGACGACCGGCCAGACCGTATTGCTGGTCACCACGGAGAGGAGGACGAGCCCGCCGAGGACGACGGGGATCGCGAAGAAGACGTCGGTGACCCGGGAGAGGAACGAGTCCGGGACGCCGCCGAAGAACCCGGCGAGTCCGCCCAGGACACTGCCCAGGATCGCGACGCCGAGCGTGGCGCAGACGCCGACGGTGACCGACACCCGGGCCCCGTACACGGTGCGTGTGTAGACGTTGCAGCCCTGGCCGTCGTATCCGAAGGGATGGCCGGGCGCGGGACCCTCCTGGGCCTTGGCCAGGTCGCACTTGAGGGGGCTGCCTGGGGCGATCAGCGAGGGCCAGACCGAGATGAAGACCAGAAAGAGGATGACGAGCGCGGAGATGATGAAGACGGGGTTGCGGCGCAGGTCGCGCCAGGCGTCGGACCACAGGGAGCGCGGTTTGCCCTGCGGGCCCGTGCCCTCGGGGCCGCCCGGAATCCTCTCCAGCGTGGCCGCCTCGCTCGTGGCGAGGTCCATCGCGCCGCCCATGCCCGTCGCGGCGATGGCGCCTTCCGGCTCCCTCGGTTCAGGCATAGCGGATCCTCGGGTCGAGTACGGCGTACAGCAGGTCGACCAGCAGGTTGGCGACCAGGAAGACGAGGACGAGTACGGTCACGAAGCCGACGACGGTCTGGGTGTTCTGGCGCAGGATCCCCTGGTAGAGCTGGAAGCCGACGCCGTGGATGTTGAAGATCCGCTCGGTGACGATCGCGCCGCCCATGAGGGCGCCGATGTCCGTGCCGATGAAGGTGACCACGGGGATCAGCGAGTTGCGCAGCAGGTGCCGCGTGATCACCCGGCGCCGGGGCAGTCCCTTGGCGACGGCCGTGCGGACGTAGTCGGACCGTTTGTTCTCGGCGATGGAGGTCCGGGTGAGCCGGGTGACGTAGGCGAGCGAGACGGAGGCCAGGACCAGGCCGGGGACGATCAGTTCGCCGAAGGCGGCGTCCGGGGAGACGGACGGTTTGATCCAGCCCCACTCGACGCCGAACAGCAGCTGGAGCAGCAGGCCGGTGACGAAGGTGGGCACCGAGATGACGACGAGGGTGAGCAGGAGGACGCCCGTGTCGACGGGCCGGCCGCGGCGCAGGCCGGTGACGACGCCCAGCGCGATGCCGATGACGATCTCGAAGACGATGGCCAC from Streptomyces avermitilis MA-4680 = NBRC 14893 includes the following:
- a CDS encoding S9 family peptidase — protein: MTTEPLSFPRRQARTQRFTLGAPRAFTVAPDGSRVVFLRSGSGTDRAQKLWVLDLPDGRERLAADPGALLGGASERLSPQERARRERSREGGAGIVAYATDTALELASFALSGRLFTAELRAGTARELRVPGPVIDPRPAPDGRHIAYVAGGALRVVGAEGEGDRALAEPEPAADAATVSYGLAEFIAAEEMGRSRGFWWSPDSDRLLVARVDDAPVRRWWISDPAHPEREPQRVAYPAAGTDNADVRLFVIGLDGVRTEVVWDRARYPYLAHVHWSEAGAPLILVQARDQLSQLFLAVDPDSGTTRMVHADEDRQWLDLFPGVPCWSPAGQLVRIADEGGARVLAVGERPLTGPQLHVRAVLDVTADDVLVAASAGEAAPSPEIGEVHVYRVNELGVERVSQEPGVHSAVRAGGVTVLVSAVPAQPGTQVQVLREGKRAATVPSYAEHPGLPPRVTLTRGGARKIPCAVLMPSDYPGDTPLPVLMDPYGGPHGQRVLAAHNPHLTSQWFADQGFAVVVADGRGTPGRSPAWEKAVKDDLAAITLQDQVDALHALAGDFPLDLSRVGIRGWSYGGYLAALAVLRRPDVFHAGVVGAPVTDLRLYDTHYQERYLGHPVRQPEVYRRNSVIDDAGLVDAAEPHRPMMIIHGLADDNVVVAHSLRLSSALLAAGRPHEVLPLSGVTHMTPQETVAENLLLLQLDFLKRSLGVA
- a CDS encoding ABC transporter ATP-binding protein; this translates as MLLDVRDLRVEFRTRDGVAQAVNGVDYGVDAGETLAVLGESGSGKSVTAQAVMGILDTPPGRITGGEILFQGRDLLKLKEEERRRIRGAEMAMIFQDALSSLNPVLSVGDQLGEMFVVHRGMSKKDARAKAVELMDRVRIPAAAERVRDYPHQFSGGMRQRIMIAMALALEPALIIADEPTTALDVTVQAQVMDLLAELRRELNMGLILITHDLGVVADVADRIAVMYAGRIVESAPVHEIYKAPAHPYTKGLLESIPRLDRKGKELYAIKGLPPNLMNIPPGCAFNPRCPMAQDVCRTDVPPLYEVDDGGAARGSACHFWRECLHG
- a CDS encoding ABC transporter ATP-binding protein, which encodes MAEPILEVSGLVKHYPLTRGILFRKQVGAVKAVDGVDFALGHGETLGIVGESGCGKSTVAKMLVSLEKPTEGSIKYKGEDVTRLSGKALKAVRRNIQMVFQDPYTSLNPRMTVGDIIGEPYEIHPEVAPKGDRRRRVQDLLDVVGLNPEYINRYPHQFSGGQRQRIGIARGLALRPEIIVADEPVSALDVSVQAQVINLLAKLQDEFRLSYVFIAHDLSIVRHISDRVGVMYLGRIVETGKDAEIYDHPTHPYTQALLSAVPVPDPEAREHRERIILVGDVPSPTNIPSGCRFRTRCWKAQERCALEVPLLAVPAVFRFTSGPAAHDSACHFAETVPMRHSAPGRVVPPEQDPEQDPEQGA
- a CDS encoding ABC transporter permease — translated: MGRYVIRRLLQMIPVFIGATLLIFLMVNVMGDPIAGLCGDKQCDPATAAQLKKEFGLDKPVWQQYLTYMGHVFTGDFGTAFNGQEVTELMADAFPVTIRLTLVAIVFEIVIGIALGVVTGLRRGRPVDTGVLLLTLVVISVPTFVTGLLLQLLFGVEWGWIKPSVSPDAAFGELIVPGLVLASVSLAYVTRLTRTSIAENKRSDYVRTAVAKGLPRRRVITRHLLRNSLIPVVTFIGTDIGALMGGAIVTERIFNIHGVGFQLYQGILRQNTQTVVGFVTVLVLVFLVANLLVDLLYAVLDPRIRYA
- a CDS encoding ABC transporter permease, which encodes MPEPREPEGAIAATGMGGAMDLATSEAATLERIPGGPEGTGPQGKPRSLWSDAWRDLRRNPVFIISALVILFLVFISVWPSLIAPGSPLKCDLAKAQEGPAPGHPFGYDGQGCNVYTRTVYGARVSVTVGVCATLGVAILGSVLGGLAGFFGGVPDSFLSRVTDVFFAIPVVLGGLVLLSVVTSNTVWPVVGFMVLLGWPQISRIARGSVITAKQNDYVQAARALGASNSRMLLRHIAPNAVAPVIVVATIALGTYIALEATLSYLGVGLKPPTVSWGIDISAASPYIRTAPHALLWPAGALAVTVLAFIMLGDAVRDALDPKLR